In Tsuneonella amylolytica, one genomic interval encodes:
- the hisI gene encoding phosphoribosyl-AMP cyclohydrolase, which yields MQQTEFIPTERPDAPFTPKFDAAGLLSAVVVDAGSREILMVAFMDNEALEMTRATGFAHFHSRSRGRLWKKGETSGHVLAVERIRVDCDQDALVLECRPAGPACHTGLTSCFYRELDGETLRPVKT from the coding sequence GTGCAACAAACCGAATTCATTCCCACAGAGCGACCGGATGCCCCGTTCACGCCCAAGTTCGACGCTGCCGGTCTCCTGTCCGCGGTCGTCGTCGATGCGGGGTCGCGAGAGATTCTCATGGTCGCGTTCATGGACAACGAAGCGCTGGAAATGACCCGCGCAACGGGCTTCGCGCATTTCCATTCGCGCTCGCGCGGGCGCCTTTGGAAGAAGGGCGAAACGTCCGGTCACGTGTTGGCGGTCGAGCGCATCCGCGTCGATTGCGACCAGGATGCACTCGTGCTCGAGTGCCGACCGGCCGGGCCCGCCTGCCATACGGGACTAACGAGCTGCTTCTATCGCGAACTCGACGGCGAAACTCTCCGGCCCGTCAAGACTTGA
- a CDS encoding ComF family protein yields the protein MALLTRMGFARVIGDSLAPVVDLVYPPRCPLCGDAIDAQSGLCSTCWAMLDIPGEPACAACQRPLSGFAVDENAMCAPCMATMPRHDGIAAGTIYGPASRKLVLAFKHGRRIALAPMLARLIAARLPVLEGAWLVAPVPLHRWRLWSRGYNQAALLAKELARTTGQELAVDLLRRTKRTPSLGGLGRKARARALSGAIALSSSGRARVAGARILLVDDVLTSGATSEACVRALKKAGAQKVVIACFARVIDDA from the coding sequence ATGGCGCTTCTGACGAGGATGGGGTTCGCGCGCGTCATCGGCGATAGCCTCGCTCCGGTGGTGGACCTCGTGTACCCGCCGCGCTGTCCCTTGTGCGGCGATGCCATCGACGCGCAGAGCGGGCTATGCAGTACGTGCTGGGCTATGCTCGACATTCCCGGCGAGCCGGCGTGCGCCGCATGCCAACGGCCGCTGAGCGGCTTCGCGGTGGACGAGAACGCGATGTGCGCGCCGTGCATGGCCACAATGCCCCGCCACGACGGCATCGCGGCCGGCACCATCTACGGACCGGCGTCGCGCAAGCTGGTGCTGGCATTCAAGCACGGGCGCCGGATTGCCCTGGCACCGATGCTGGCGCGCCTGATCGCGGCGCGCCTGCCGGTTCTCGAAGGCGCTTGGCTGGTCGCGCCCGTCCCGCTGCATCGCTGGCGCCTGTGGAGCCGTGGGTACAATCAGGCGGCTCTGCTTGCGAAGGAACTGGCGCGCACGACCGGGCAGGAACTCGCCGTCGATCTCCTGCGGCGCACAAAGCGCACGCCGAGTCTGGGCGGTCTCGGGCGTAAGGCAAGGGCGCGGGCGCTCTCCGGTGCGATCGCCCTTTCGTCCAGCGGACGAGCCCGCGTTGCCGGAGCGCGGATATTGCTCGTCGACGACGTGCTCACAAGCGGGGCTACCAGCGAAGCCTGCGTGCGGGCTCTTAAAAAGGCGGGGGCGCAGAAGGTGGTGATCGCATGTTTCGCTCGCGTGATCGACGACGCGTGA